The following proteins are co-located in the Paludibaculum fermentans genome:
- a CDS encoding ABC transporter permease, with amino-acid sequence MFESFAQDISYGLRQLKKSPGFTFVAVASLALGIGANTAIFELVAAIRLQTLPVQKPEELVSVEFAKGSARSGWFSTRSARLTSAHWEHLQKHQQSFSGVLAWSATRFNLADGGEARWAEGLYVSGDFFRVLGVSPLIGRTITTADDTEACPNPGAVVSYAFWQRELGGDKSALGRNISLNGRPVPVIGITKPEFFGVEMGRRYDVAIPVCADRMMADDGKGRIPIRHAWWLSMMGRLKPGMTVEKARAQLQALSPGMMEATISPTYKAQTAKKYLANKLDAQEGGTGVSNLRRQYEQPLWLLMATTGLVLLIACANLANLLLARASVRERELAVRLALGASRNRLVRQLLAESLLLAIMGATLGAGLAQLLSRGLITFISTTDNPLFVNLTLDWRVLGFTALLAVSTCLLFGLLPALRATNMPPSAAIRSGGRSVTSGPERFSLRRILVVTQVAFSLVLLTGALLFVRSLRNLMTTDSGYKPEGIMTVDLDFSRGQYPKERRPALYRELSDKLAVLPGVQAAAQVMMTPMSGSGWNNDIGPDNTQAASSGKQSFFNRVGPGYFHTMGTQLLAGREFDERDNTSGPKVAVVNEVFAKKFFGKANVVGRTFHMEAPAGKQEDLIQIVGVVKNTKYYELREDFLPIGFFPMAQDEDPGPGLSMVLRVQGSPLELMNGVKGAIAGVNPTIGIEFKTFSTQLEESLLRDRLMATLSGAFALLAGLLATLGLYGVIAYMVARRRNEIGLRIALGADRGKVIRLVLTETGLLLVAGLVVGVLLAQWAARGAASMLYGLQPWDPVSTMVSIALLATVGLCAGFGPARRAAALEPMSALREE; translated from the coding sequence ATGTTTGAATCCTTCGCGCAGGACATCTCCTACGGCCTCCGGCAACTGAAGAAGAGCCCGGGCTTTACGTTCGTTGCGGTCGCGTCCCTGGCCTTGGGCATTGGCGCCAATACGGCCATCTTTGAGCTGGTTGCGGCGATCCGGCTACAGACGCTGCCCGTGCAGAAGCCCGAGGAGCTGGTTTCCGTTGAATTTGCGAAGGGATCCGCGCGCTCCGGCTGGTTCTCGACGCGATCGGCGCGGCTGACTTCCGCGCACTGGGAGCACTTGCAGAAGCATCAGCAGTCCTTCAGCGGAGTCCTGGCCTGGAGCGCCACTCGTTTCAACCTGGCGGATGGCGGCGAGGCCCGGTGGGCCGAAGGACTGTACGTCAGCGGCGATTTCTTCCGGGTCCTGGGCGTCAGTCCACTCATTGGCCGCACCATCACGACCGCGGATGATACAGAAGCCTGCCCGAACCCGGGGGCGGTGGTCAGCTATGCATTCTGGCAGCGGGAGCTGGGCGGGGACAAGAGCGCCCTGGGCCGGAACATCAGCCTGAACGGGCGGCCTGTTCCGGTGATCGGCATCACCAAGCCCGAGTTCTTTGGCGTGGAAATGGGCCGGCGTTACGACGTGGCCATTCCGGTTTGCGCCGACCGCATGATGGCGGACGACGGCAAAGGGCGGATCCCGATCAGGCACGCGTGGTGGCTGTCGATGATGGGGCGGCTGAAGCCGGGCATGACGGTGGAGAAGGCGCGAGCCCAACTGCAGGCGTTGTCGCCGGGCATGATGGAGGCCACCATCTCGCCCACCTACAAAGCGCAGACGGCTAAGAAGTACCTGGCGAACAAATTGGATGCGCAGGAGGGCGGAACGGGCGTTTCGAACCTGCGCCGTCAATATGAGCAGCCGCTGTGGCTGCTGATGGCAACCACGGGCCTGGTATTGCTGATCGCCTGTGCGAATCTGGCGAACCTGCTGCTGGCACGGGCCAGCGTGCGGGAACGGGAACTGGCGGTCAGGCTGGCCCTGGGCGCCTCCCGCAACCGGCTGGTGCGGCAATTGCTGGCGGAGAGCCTGCTGCTGGCGATCATGGGCGCAACCCTGGGCGCGGGCCTGGCCCAACTGTTGAGCAGGGGCCTCATCACGTTCATCAGCACCACCGATAACCCCTTGTTCGTGAATCTCACGTTGGACTGGCGGGTTTTGGGGTTCACCGCACTGCTGGCGGTCAGCACGTGCCTGCTCTTCGGCTTGCTTCCGGCACTGCGGGCTACCAACATGCCGCCCTCAGCCGCGATCCGCTCTGGCGGACGCAGTGTGACCTCCGGGCCGGAGCGCTTTAGCCTGCGCCGCATCCTGGTGGTGACCCAGGTGGCGTTCTCACTGGTGCTGCTCACCGGGGCGTTGCTGTTTGTGCGCAGCCTGCGCAACCTGATGACGACGGACTCCGGTTACAAACCGGAAGGCATCATGACCGTGGACCTGGACTTCAGCCGCGGCCAGTATCCGAAGGAGCGGCGTCCTGCCCTCTACAGGGAGCTTTCCGACAAGCTCGCCGTACTGCCGGGCGTGCAGGCGGCGGCGCAGGTGATGATGACCCCGATGAGCGGATCGGGGTGGAACAACGACATCGGGCCCGATAACACCCAGGCGGCGTCGAGCGGCAAGCAGTCGTTCTTCAACCGTGTCGGTCCGGGCTACTTCCACACGATGGGTACCCAGTTGTTGGCCGGCCGCGAGTTCGACGAGCGCGACAACACGTCCGGGCCCAAGGTGGCAGTGGTCAACGAAGTGTTCGCGAAGAAGTTCTTTGGGAAGGCGAATGTGGTGGGCCGGACCTTCCACATGGAGGCGCCGGCAGGCAAGCAGGAAGACCTGATTCAGATCGTCGGCGTCGTGAAGAATACCAAGTACTACGAGCTGCGGGAGGATTTCCTGCCGATTGGATTCTTCCCGATGGCGCAGGATGAGGATCCGGGGCCTGGACTGTCGATGGTGCTGCGGGTGCAGGGATCACCGTTGGAGCTGATGAACGGGGTCAAGGGCGCCATCGCCGGGGTCAACCCGACCATCGGAATCGAGTTCAAGACGTTCTCGACCCAACTGGAAGAGTCGCTGTTGCGGGACCGCCTGATGGCCACGCTTTCGGGCGCTTTTGCGCTGCTGGCGGGCCTGCTGGCGACACTGGGTTTGTACGGCGTGATTGCGTACATGGTGGCGCGGCGGCGCAATGAGATCGGTCTGCGCATTGCCCTGGGCGCCGATCGGGGCAAGGTAATCCGGCTGGTGCTGACGGAGACCGGACTGCTGCTGGTGGCCGGGCTGGTCGTGGGCGTACTGCTGGCGCAATGGGCCGCGCGCGGAGCGGCCAGCATGTTGTACGGCCTGCAGCCCTGGGATCCGGTGTCGACCATGGTTTCGATTGCGCTGCTGGCCACGGTGGGCCTGTGCGCGGGATTCGGACCGGCCCGGCGGGCCGCGGCCTTGGAACCGATGTCGGCACTGCGCGAAGAGTAG
- a CDS encoding SixA phosphatase family protein: MLRVLPVALAHLFFFTVLSAQTTIYVVRHADRAPGNEDPPISETGQLRAKALARLLTDAPLGAIFATEAVRTQQTAAHTASAHRLHTETVTAKDIAGLLRRIKAELPPGKSALVVGHRATVPLIVQALGGGAIPPLGSSEVDRMTAVTCWPDGKCAVQVFRYGPE, from the coding sequence ATGCTCCGTGTCCTGCCGGTGGCGCTTGCGCACCTCTTCTTCTTCACCGTTCTTTCAGCCCAGACCACAATCTATGTGGTCCGCCATGCCGACCGCGCACCCGGCAACGAGGATCCGCCCATCAGTGAAACCGGACAATTGCGAGCCAAAGCGCTGGCGCGGCTGTTGACCGATGCGCCGCTGGGCGCCATCTTCGCGACGGAAGCCGTGCGGACCCAGCAGACGGCCGCCCACACCGCCTCAGCTCACCGCCTGCACACAGAGACCGTCACCGCCAAGGACATTGCGGGCCTGCTGCGGCGGATCAAAGCGGAACTGCCGCCCGGCAAGTCCGCCCTCGTGGTGGGCCATCGGGCCACGGTGCCCTTGATCGTACAGGCGTTGGGTGGCGGCGCCATACCTCCCCTCGGCAGTTCCGAGGTCGACCGGATGACGGCGGTCACTTGCTGGCCGGACGGCAAGTGCGCCGTGCAGGTCTTTCGATACGGCCCGGAGTAA
- a CDS encoding TonB-dependent receptor translates to MHRPPRYPGATAPHRSKFRAAFEVLSALLSILLFCLTGLLGQATEGTILGTITDNSGAPVAGAVVSVTNVSTNQRRTTVSNESGEYVVTNLPLGQYTVSAEMQGFRRVQTPGVEITIKARPRVDLRLEVGEISQAVSVTGDAPLLKTDTVEVSTVVSRQQLESLPQMSRHLLTLASLTPSISHFNGGRVGDFSGGEAISLGPLGVNSNNFMIDGISNNLELTGGMNAVPPIDAIQEFSVQTSGYAAEFGRAAGGIVNVALKSGTNQLHGFGYDYLRNDIFDARPYDFSGTNPARQPLRRNLFGGGLSGPVKKDKIFLFGNYEGLRQPQNAIEYDTVPTTLERAGDFSKSGFSIYDPATQRLDPSNGRYVRDAFPNNVIPQNRINPIGSKLISIFPTPNYKDQNPSVLSNSLAILTNNDKRDSMNLKGDVSLSASDSLTLRYSKQWLTKDRSGYMPESWIGGHATLNGTNAGATYTHIFSPSVVNEARGGWNYITDGNFNSNQTVIAELNKIPGAVVQAGYPTVSMRNISSTKAVRPLTTLPTPYLVWQNSVQLMDNLSWHKGSHAFKFGVEYIHHRNDVGGGWAPGGVKFNFDAYQTVPYAGAKRESNRTGTPDGLLGLAGALTTYHYLDKTRMTDNRLAAFAQDDWRITRKLSLSLGLRYEWFPQWNMAKDLNTNFDLRTGKIVISDTTRDWVAANLGLANGVLPGNYEYRPRDQVQPTSTSIDLSPRIGFAYSINSRMVLRGGYGIYYSVLDALNMNNTSGAPFSFQVQRNGDTIKAIDINEGFPSANIFETLGSINIGPAQFDTRFKDPYVQKYNMNLQVSPTKSTVVEMGYSGFHSIRGATSWRVNYPTPAPGDLQSRRPYPLLGEGFGIFFMNAARYNALEVSLRQREWRGLSVTTALTLSNSIGDNGSIDPYNFSYGHGRLSNDYGYNWVSSAIYNVPTPSNWNRLSRQILGGWQTATIVQLQGGAPFSVNSSQTMNDDVDSSRANLIVTKGPATLGGSQRSINRWFNTDAFVSPADYTWGNSGINILRAPAFMQVDLAVQKSFRVYERARFTFRAESSNVLNQVNLGGPSATVGAAAFGTIRSLNGDPRHMQVSLRADF, encoded by the coding sequence ATGCACAGACCACCTCGCTATCCCGGCGCCACCGCGCCGCACCGCTCCAAGTTCCGCGCTGCGTTTGAAGTTCTATCCGCATTGCTATCGATCCTCCTGTTCTGCCTCACCGGCCTGCTGGGCCAAGCGACGGAGGGCACCATTCTAGGGACGATCACCGACAACTCCGGCGCACCCGTGGCCGGTGCGGTGGTCTCCGTGACCAACGTGTCCACCAACCAGAGAAGAACCACCGTTTCCAATGAGAGCGGCGAGTACGTGGTGACCAACCTGCCGCTGGGCCAGTACACCGTCTCGGCTGAGATGCAGGGCTTCCGCCGCGTGCAGACGCCGGGGGTGGAGATCACCATCAAAGCGCGGCCTCGAGTGGACCTGCGCCTGGAGGTTGGTGAGATCAGCCAGGCGGTCAGCGTGACCGGCGATGCTCCACTGCTCAAGACCGACACGGTGGAAGTGAGCACGGTGGTGAGCCGCCAGCAGTTGGAGAGCCTGCCGCAGATGAGCCGCCACCTGCTGACGCTGGCGTCCCTCACGCCCAGCATTTCGCACTTCAACGGCGGCCGTGTCGGCGACTTCTCCGGCGGCGAAGCCATCTCGCTGGGACCGCTGGGCGTCAACAGCAATAACTTCATGATCGACGGCATCTCGAACAATCTGGAGCTCACCGGCGGCATGAACGCCGTGCCGCCCATCGACGCCATCCAGGAGTTCTCGGTGCAGACCAGCGGCTATGCGGCGGAGTTCGGCCGCGCCGCCGGCGGCATCGTCAATGTGGCCCTGAAGAGCGGCACCAACCAGTTGCACGGCTTCGGCTACGACTATCTGCGCAACGACATTTTCGACGCGCGCCCCTATGACTTCTCCGGAACGAATCCGGCCCGCCAACCGCTGCGGCGCAATCTCTTCGGCGGCGGCCTGAGCGGCCCGGTCAAGAAAGACAAGATCTTCCTCTTCGGCAACTATGAGGGGCTGCGCCAGCCGCAGAACGCGATCGAGTACGACACCGTGCCGACGACGTTGGAGCGCGCCGGCGACTTCTCAAAGAGCGGCTTCAGCATCTATGACCCGGCGACGCAGCGGCTGGACCCTTCCAATGGCCGCTACGTCCGCGATGCGTTCCCCAACAACGTCATCCCCCAGAACCGCATCAATCCAATCGGCTCGAAACTGATCAGCATCTTCCCCACACCGAACTACAAGGACCAGAACCCTTCCGTCCTCAGCAATTCCCTGGCGATCCTGACCAATAACGACAAGCGCGACTCGATGAACCTGAAGGGGGACGTGAGCCTGTCCGCGTCGGATTCGCTGACCCTGCGCTACTCCAAACAGTGGTTGACGAAAGACCGCAGCGGCTACATGCCGGAGAGCTGGATTGGCGGCCATGCCACATTGAATGGGACGAATGCCGGCGCAACTTATACCCACATCTTCTCGCCGTCAGTGGTGAACGAAGCGCGCGGCGGCTGGAACTACATCACCGACGGCAACTTCAATTCCAACCAGACCGTGATTGCGGAGCTGAACAAGATTCCCGGCGCCGTCGTGCAGGCCGGCTATCCCACCGTATCGATGCGCAACATCTCGTCGACGAAGGCGGTGCGCCCGCTCACGACGCTGCCCACGCCGTATCTCGTCTGGCAGAACTCCGTCCAGCTGATGGACAACCTGAGCTGGCACAAGGGTAGCCATGCGTTCAAGTTCGGCGTGGAGTATATCCACCACCGCAACGATGTCGGCGGCGGCTGGGCTCCAGGCGGCGTGAAGTTCAATTTCGACGCCTACCAGACCGTGCCCTACGCCGGAGCCAAGCGCGAGTCCAATCGCACGGGTACGCCCGATGGCCTGCTGGGCCTGGCCGGAGCACTCACCACGTACCACTACCTGGACAAGACGCGCATGACCGACAACCGCTTGGCCGCCTTTGCCCAGGACGACTGGCGCATCACGCGCAAGCTGAGCCTGTCGCTGGGCCTGCGCTACGAGTGGTTCCCGCAGTGGAACATGGCCAAGGATCTAAATACCAACTTCGACCTCAGGACCGGCAAGATTGTCATCTCGGACACAACGCGCGACTGGGTCGCCGCCAATCTCGGTCTGGCGAACGGCGTGCTGCCGGGCAACTACGAGTACCGCCCGCGCGACCAGGTGCAGCCGACGTCCACCTCCATCGACCTGTCGCCGCGCATCGGCTTCGCTTACTCGATCAACAGCAGAATGGTGCTGCGCGGAGGCTACGGCATCTACTACTCGGTGCTGGACGCGCTGAACATGAACAACACCAGTGGGGCTCCGTTCAGCTTCCAGGTACAGCGCAACGGCGACACGATCAAGGCCATCGACATCAACGAAGGCTTCCCGTCCGCGAACATCTTCGAGACGCTGGGCTCGATCAACATCGGGCCGGCCCAGTTCGATACGCGGTTCAAGGATCCTTATGTGCAGAAGTACAACATGAACCTGCAGGTCAGCCCGACCAAATCGACGGTGGTCGAGATGGGCTACAGCGGTTTCCACTCCATCCGCGGCGCAACGTCGTGGCGGGTGAACTATCCCACTCCGGCGCCTGGCGACCTGCAGAGCCGCCGGCCTTATCCGCTGTTGGGCGAAGGGTTCGGGATCTTCTTCATGAACGCGGCGCGCTACAACGCGTTGGAGGTGAGCCTGCGGCAGCGGGAATGGCGCGGATTGAGCGTCACGACGGCACTCACGCTGTCGAACTCCATTGGCGACAACGGCAGCATCGATCCGTACAACTTCTCTTACGGGCACGGCCGGCTGTCGAACGACTACGGCTACAACTGGGTGAGTTCGGCCATCTACAACGTGCCCACCCCCAGCAACTGGAACAGGCTGTCCAGGCAGATCCTGGGCGGCTGGCAGACCGCTACCATCGTGCAATTGCAGGGCGGCGCGCCGTTCTCAGTGAACTCCTCGCAAACGATGAACGACGATGTCGATTCCAGCCGCGCGAACCTGATCGTCACCAAAGGTCCGGCGACGTTGGGCGGCAGCCAGCGCTCGATCAACCGCTGGTTCAACACGGATGCGTTTGTCAGCCCGGCGGACTATACCTGGGGCAATTCGGGGATCAACATCCTGCGGGCTCCGGCGTTCATGCAGGTGGATCTGGCGGTCCAGAAGAGCTTCCGGGTGTATGAACGGGCGCGCTTCACGTTCCGAGCCGAATCGTCGAACGTCCTGAACCAGGTGAACCTGGGTGGACCGTCGGCCACTGTGGGGGCAGCGGCCTTCGGGACGATCCGCAGCCTGAATGGGGATCCGAGGCACATGCAGGTGTCGCTGCGGGCGGATTTCTAG
- a CDS encoding SBBP repeat-containing protein — protein sequence MNPSFSRRCGCLAVVALLTLALNAQPRLESLAALSGDGATQVKSMAVDALGNIYLTGSTTSANLATPGAYRAKRSSSNLYAYSISDGSFEPSYPTRSGYASDVTGDPRQNGEAYALTPDGLRKTTDSGAAWALVDGGLPPGAGPRFLAFSPSQPDVLYVLFAQGIYRSTDSGRSWSAASPLAAAMPPDLKTVVSSLAIDPFDAAHVLAYGYYSYDSRDGGQTWHELPTTLVQAAFDPLQRGVVCALVSEQAGPVSRNVLVRSTDGGRSFQQVPGRPVTQPQAFLLDGKRAGRIYVSGYNDFGTDPGIYRSEDNGATWALGIGTAPGQFLQDTQSGEVFAVTGSEGILRSTDGFRSVTQMKIKAYLGTATIVSSGKLLVRFPDVSTGDAFVAKLDPAGRLQYFTYIGALFQSSGTAITVDSQGRAIVGGFSSGDVIPNATSLTGGAPGSTILFRLSPDGSQMEYATWAPGGVINALALDTNEDVYLAGTTGSSFYATAGSAQPYFTDWPYLPQGPTHNDGFMAKITREGDKLIYSTFMGYGGIDRAWTNSVDSQGNAYAAGTRVWKLNADGSAFLWSTTLQPGEILSGVIDGEGNYYVCGATRWTDMYTTPNAFQHDAPPSYGVYPGDVRFGPPELDGFVAKFDAEGGVVYSTLLGGSSNDSATNITLDGNGQVIVAGYTKSTDLPLRNPIESGQAAAFLTRLSADGSDVAYSTYLPGDSQIRPVGLALRPGGGLILVRSSGLPGTATVELITENLH from the coding sequence ATGAATCCGTCCTTTTCAAGACGTTGCGGGTGCCTCGCCGTTGTTGCGCTGCTCACCCTTGCCCTGAACGCGCAGCCCCGCCTGGAGAGCCTGGCGGCGCTGAGCGGCGACGGCGCAACTCAAGTGAAGTCGATGGCAGTGGACGCCTTGGGCAACATCTACCTCACCGGCAGCACGACGTCGGCGAACCTGGCCACCCCGGGCGCCTACCGTGCGAAACGATCCAGCTCGAACCTCTACGCCTACTCGATCAGCGACGGCTCGTTCGAACCGAGTTACCCCACCCGGAGCGGCTATGCCAGTGATGTGACAGGAGATCCGCGCCAGAATGGTGAAGCTTACGCATTGACCCCGGACGGTCTGCGGAAGACCACAGACTCCGGCGCCGCCTGGGCTTTGGTCGATGGCGGATTGCCCCCCGGAGCTGGTCCGCGATTCCTGGCCTTCTCCCCATCGCAGCCAGATGTTTTGTATGTTCTGTTCGCCCAGGGCATCTATCGCAGTACTGATTCCGGCCGCTCATGGAGCGCCGCGTCGCCATTGGCCGCTGCGATGCCGCCCGATCTGAAGACCGTTGTCAGCAGTCTTGCGATTGACCCGTTTGATGCGGCCCACGTCCTGGCGTATGGCTACTATTCATACGACTCCCGGGATGGAGGCCAGACCTGGCACGAGCTGCCGACTACGCTCGTCCAGGCAGCCTTCGACCCGCTACAACGCGGAGTCGTCTGTGCCCTGGTCTCCGAGCAAGCGGGGCCTGTATCGAGGAACGTCCTGGTGAGGAGTACGGACGGCGGAAGATCGTTTCAACAAGTACCGGGTCGGCCGGTGACGCAACCACAGGCCTTTCTGCTGGATGGCAAGCGGGCCGGCCGGATCTACGTCAGTGGTTACAACGACTTCGGCACCGATCCAGGTATTTACCGCAGCGAGGACAACGGTGCGACCTGGGCCTTGGGGATCGGCACGGCTCCGGGACAGTTCCTGCAGGACACACAGTCGGGTGAAGTGTTTGCGGTGACCGGAAGCGAAGGCATCTTGCGCAGCACGGACGGTTTCCGGAGCGTCACCCAGATGAAGATTAAGGCCTATCTGGGCACCGCAACCATTGTTTCCAGCGGCAAACTGCTGGTCCGGTTTCCGGATGTCAGCACTGGGGACGCGTTCGTGGCAAAACTCGACCCGGCGGGCCGCCTGCAGTACTTCACCTACATCGGAGCTCTGTTTCAGAGTTCGGGCACCGCCATCACCGTCGACAGCCAGGGACGGGCCATCGTCGGTGGGTTCAGTTCCGGCGACGTGATCCCGAATGCAACGAGTCTTACCGGCGGGGCCCCTGGGTCCACCATCCTGTTCAGGCTCTCGCCCGATGGCAGCCAGATGGAGTATGCCACCTGGGCACCCGGCGGAGTCATCAACGCGCTAGCACTGGATACAAACGAAGACGTCTATCTCGCCGGGACGACTGGCAGCAGTTTCTATGCGACTGCTGGCTCCGCTCAACCCTACTTCACAGACTGGCCATATCTGCCCCAGGGCCCCACCCACAATGATGGCTTCATGGCGAAAATCACCCGGGAAGGGGACAAGTTGATCTACTCCACCTTTATGGGGTACGGAGGAATCGACCGCGCGTGGACGAACTCAGTGGATTCGCAGGGCAATGCCTACGCGGCCGGTACCCGGGTTTGGAAGCTGAATGCGGATGGCTCAGCGTTCCTCTGGAGCACCACCCTGCAACCAGGCGAGATCCTGTCCGGCGTGATCGATGGAGAGGGTAACTACTACGTCTGCGGGGCTACTCGCTGGACGGATATGTACACGACGCCCAACGCGTTCCAGCACGATGCTCCCCCAAGTTACGGAGTCTATCCGGGCGATGTCCGCTTCGGCCCGCCTGAGCTGGATGGTTTCGTGGCCAAGTTCGACGCCGAGGGAGGTGTGGTCTATTCCACGCTGCTGGGCGGCTCGTCGAACGACTCCGCGACGAACATCACGCTCGACGGGAACGGGCAGGTGATCGTGGCCGGCTACACCAAATCGACCGATCTTCCGCTGCGCAACCCGATTGAGAGCGGACAGGCAGCAGCGTTCCTGACACGCTTGAGCGCCGACGGGTCGGATGTCGCCTATTCCACCTACCTCCCGGGCGACAGCCAGATCCGGCCGGTGGGGCTGGCCTTGCGGCCTGGTGGTGGATTGATCCTGGTCAGATCGTCAGGTTTACCGGGCACCGCCACGGTTGAGCTAATTACCGAAAATCTCCACTAG
- a CDS encoding class I SAM-dependent methyltransferase, translating into MALLESRMRRLRARYFLDRIPLDAKVLEVGCGSGWAGGHLRARGVKQYTGLDLQGPADVVGDILEWPRLGLQPGAFDVIVAFEILEHVDCFEACRQLLKPKGQLMLTTPAPEWDWLLKILENAGVNQRRTSPHSHLFDARRVPGFRVAEYRRFAGLAQWAVLENSSLD; encoded by the coding sequence ATGGCCCTCCTCGAATCCAGAATGCGGCGTTTGCGCGCCCGCTACTTCCTCGACCGCATCCCCCTCGATGCCAAGGTTCTGGAGGTGGGTTGCGGCTCGGGTTGGGCCGGCGGCCATCTGCGGGCCAGGGGCGTTAAGCAATACACCGGCTTGGATTTACAGGGTCCGGCCGATGTCGTGGGCGATATCCTGGAGTGGCCCCGCCTGGGTCTGCAGCCGGGAGCCTTCGACGTGATTGTGGCCTTCGAAATCCTGGAGCACGTCGACTGCTTCGAGGCCTGCCGCCAGTTGCTGAAGCCTAAAGGACAGTTGATGCTCACCACGCCCGCGCCTGAGTGGGACTGGCTGCTGAAGATCCTGGAGAACGCGGGGGTCAATCAACGCCGTACGTCTCCGCATTCCCACCTTTTCGACGCCCGCCGAGTGCCGGGCTTCCGGGTTGCCGAGTACCGCCGCTTCGCCGGCCTGGCGCAGTGGGCTGTCCTGGAGAACTCTTCCCTCGACTAG
- a CDS encoding beta-ketoacyl-[acyl-carrier-protein] synthase family protein, protein MRRVVITGAGVISALGPDLPSFWASLAEGRSGIGPIKAVDCTPLRFSNGAEVQDFDPFLHFDPKAAMQLDRTVQLAGVAAAEALKMSGLILEPARTAVVTGCCVGGKTTEDETYRQLYEEKKTRFDPLTIPKVMANGAASYISMHHGITGPAYTVSTACASAAHAIGQAFWMVRAGMVDAALAGGHEAPFSLGMLRGWEAMRVVAPDTCRPFTVDRKGLILGEGAAILVLEPLESAVARGAHILAEICGFGMTSDASHITMPSAEGAAAAMRAALADGGLAPGQIGYINAHGTGTPANDATETKAIRAVFAEPPVVSSTKSMHGHTLGAAGALEAAAAMMAFERDLLPPTVNFTQPDPACDLDVIPNQARAARVEAVLSNSFAFGGLNAVLAFRRAG, encoded by the coding sequence ATGAGGCGCGTCGTCATCACCGGCGCGGGCGTGATCTCCGCGCTGGGGCCGGATCTCCCCTCGTTCTGGGCTTCGCTGGCGGAAGGCCGCAGCGGCATCGGCCCCATCAAGGCAGTCGACTGCACTCCGCTCCGCTTTTCGAACGGAGCCGAGGTGCAGGACTTCGATCCCTTCCTCCATTTCGATCCCAAGGCGGCCATGCAGTTGGACCGGACGGTGCAACTGGCGGGTGTCGCGGCCGCCGAGGCGCTCAAAATGTCGGGCCTGATTCTGGAACCCGCCCGCACCGCGGTGGTCACCGGTTGCTGCGTCGGCGGGAAAACGACGGAAGACGAAACCTACCGGCAACTCTACGAGGAAAAGAAGACCCGGTTTGACCCGCTGACGATTCCGAAGGTGATGGCCAACGGCGCGGCGAGCTATATCTCCATGCACCACGGCATCACCGGACCTGCGTACACGGTCTCGACGGCCTGCGCGTCGGCCGCCCACGCCATCGGCCAGGCGTTCTGGATGGTGCGGGCGGGCATGGTGGATGCGGCCCTGGCGGGCGGGCATGAGGCTCCGTTCTCACTGGGCATGCTGCGCGGCTGGGAAGCGATGCGAGTCGTGGCACCCGACACCTGCCGGCCCTTCACAGTGGACCGCAAGGGGCTGATTCTGGGTGAAGGCGCGGCCATCCTGGTGTTGGAACCGCTGGAGTCAGCCGTAGCCCGCGGCGCCCACATTCTGGCCGAGATCTGCGGCTTTGGCATGACCTCGGACGCTTCGCACATTACGATGCCCTCGGCCGAGGGTGCCGCCGCTGCCATGCGCGCCGCCCTGGCGGATGGCGGGCTGGCACCCGGGCAGATCGGCTACATCAATGCCCATGGCACGGGTACGCCGGCGAATGATGCGACGGAGACGAAGGCGATTCGCGCGGTCTTTGCGGAACCGCCCGTGGTGAGCTCGACTAAGTCGATGCACGGCCATACATTGGGGGCCGCGGGCGCTTTGGAAGCCGCCGCGGCGATGATGGCTTTTGAGCGTGATCTGCTGCCCCCGACGGTGAACTTCACGCAGCCGGATCCGGCGTGCGATCTGGACGTGATTCCCAACCAGGCGCGGGCTGCGCGGGTCGAAGCGGTGCTCTCCAACTCATTTGCTTTCGGCGGTTTGAACGCGGTGCTGGCCTTCCGCAGGGCCGGTTGA
- a CDS encoding acyl carrier protein produces MQETTSQRVIRVIAENQRIPVDTIQAESTFQELNIDSLDGLHILFALEEEFDIDIPDDAGKEFTSIQQAIAGVETLLARKQAAASASDPA; encoded by the coding sequence ATGCAGGAAACTACCAGTCAGCGCGTCATCCGCGTCATTGCCGAGAACCAGCGCATCCCGGTCGATACCATTCAGGCTGAGAGCACGTTTCAGGAACTCAACATCGATTCCCTGGACGGACTCCATATCCTCTTTGCCCTGGAGGAGGAGTTCGACATCGATATCCCGGATGATGCCGGCAAGGAGTTCACCTCCATCCAGCAGGCCATCGCTGGCGTCGAGACGCTGTTGGCGCGCAAGCAGGCTGCTGCTTCCGCATCCGATCCGGCATGA